In one Balaenoptera musculus isolate JJ_BM4_2016_0621 chromosome 20, mBalMus1.pri.v3, whole genome shotgun sequence genomic region, the following are encoded:
- the C20H17orf100 gene encoding LOW QUALITY PROTEIN: uncharacterized protein C17orf100 homolog (The sequence of the model RefSeq protein was modified relative to this genomic sequence to represent the inferred CDS: substituted 1 base at 1 genomic stop codon), which produces MASPLGGKPSPPRVESARYEEAATVRVETSSHRVETSSRQVRRSSRQVETTQRRSXGRSVSLSGKRLPRVFEVSYQHVETASQRTETASRRVRASSLRVETSLHRVESPPRREQPAARQNVQKAR; this is translated from the coding sequence ATGGCCTCACCCCTTGGGGGAAAGCCCTCTCCGCCCCGGGTGGAGTCCGCCCGCTACGAGGAGGCGGCGACGGTCCGCGTGGAGACCTCGTCCCACCGCGTGGAGACGTCCTCCCGTCAGGTGCGGAGGTCTTCCCGGCAGGTGGAGACTACGCAGCGCCGCAGCTAGGGGCGCTCCGTCTCCCTCTCTGGGAAACGGCTCCCTCGCGTCTTCGAGGTGTCATACCAGCACGTGGAAACCGCCTCGCAGCGCACGGAGACGGCCTCCCGCCGCGTCAGGGCCTCGTCTCTGCGGGTGGAGACGTCTCTGCACCGCGTGGAGAGCCCGCCGCGGCGGGAGCAGCCGGCCGCTCGCCAAAATGTCCAAAAGGCCCGATGA
- the MED31 gene encoding mediator of RNA polymerase II transcription subunit 31 isoform X2: protein MAAPVAMETDDAGNRLRFQLELEFVQCLANPNYLNFLAQRGYFKDKAFVNYLKYLLYWKEPEYAKYLKYPQCLHMLELLQYEHFRKELVNAQCAKFIDEQQILHWQHYSRKRMRLQQALAEQQQHNNASGK, encoded by the exons ATGGCAGCACCCGTCGCTATGGAGACAG ATGATGCTGGAAATCGACTTCGGTTTCAGTTGGAGTTGGAATTTGTGCAGTGTTTAGCCAACCCAAATTACCTTAATT TTCTTGCCCAAAGAGGTTACTTCAAAGACAAAGCTTTTGTTAATTATCTTAAGTACTTGCTTTACTGGAAAGAACCAGAATATGCCAAGTATCTAaa GTACCCTCAGTGTTTACACATGTTAGAACTGCTCCAGTACGAACACTTCCGTAAGGAGCTGGTGAACGCTCAGTGTGCGAAATTTATTGACGAGCAGCAAATCCTGCACTGGCAGCACTATTCTCGGAAGCGCATGCGCCTCCAGCAAGCCCTGGCGGAGCAGCAGCAGCACAACAACGCATCGGGAAAGTGA
- the MED31 gene encoding mediator of RNA polymerase II transcription subunit 31 isoform X1, with translation MAAPVAMETDDAGNRLRFQLELEFVQCLANPNYLNFLAQRGYFKDKAFVNYLKYLLYWKEPEYAKYLKLNPRYPQCLHMLELLQYEHFRKELVNAQCAKFIDEQQILHWQHYSRKRMRLQQALAEQQQHNNASGK, from the exons ATGGCAGCACCCGTCGCTATGGAGACAG ATGATGCTGGAAATCGACTTCGGTTTCAGTTGGAGTTGGAATTTGTGCAGTGTTTAGCCAACCCAAATTACCTTAATT TTCTTGCCCAAAGAGGTTACTTCAAAGACAAAGCTTTTGTTAATTATCTTAAGTACTTGCTTTACTGGAAAGAACCAGAATATGCCAAGTATCTAaa ACTTAACCCCAGGTACCCTCAGTGTTTACACATGTTAGAACTGCTCCAGTACGAACACTTCCGTAAGGAGCTGGTGAACGCTCAGTGTGCGAAATTTATTGACGAGCAGCAAATCCTGCACTGGCAGCACTATTCTCGGAAGCGCATGCGCCTCCAGCAAGCCCTGGCGGAGCAGCAGCAGCACAACAACGCATCGGGAAAGTGA
- the TXNDC17 gene encoding thioredoxin domain-containing protein 17 isoform X1, with the protein MGLGPGPDRGRSRGFGVQPALRDLRRKQNDGAEEFWPSEAPVALQSQAGSLKPCPAPRPPGNSFAPPRMELLPAAAEPKTPLAFRSTLSRWPATKSWKDPNNDFRKKLKLTAVPTLLKYGTPQKLVESECLQANLVEMLFSED; encoded by the exons ATGGGGCTGGGGCCGGGACCAGACAGGGGCAGAAGCCGGGGTTTCGGGGTGCAGCCAGCACTGAGAGAcctgagaagaaaacagaatgacgGTGCGGAGGAGTTCTGGCCGTCAGAGGCTCCCGTAGCACTTCAGAGCCAGGCTGGCTCCCTCAAGCCCTGCCCAGCTCCCCGCCCACCCGGAAATAGCTTCGCCCCACCCCGCATGGAGCTCCTCCCAGCGGCGGCCGAACCCAAGACACCTCTAGCTTTCCGAAGCACGCTTTCCCGATGGCCCGCTACGAAGAG TTGGAAAGATCCAAATAATGACTTCAGGAAAAAGTTGAAATTAACTGCAGTGCCTACACTACTTAAATATGGAACA CCTCAAAAACTGGTAGAATCTGAGTGTCTTCAGGCCAACCTCGTGGAGATGTTGTTCTCTGAAGATTAA
- the TXNDC17 gene encoding thioredoxin domain-containing protein 17 isoform X2 gives MARYEEVSVYGYEEFTQAVEQHSGKTIFAYFSGSKDAEGKSWCPDCVQAEPVVREGLKHVGEGCVFIYCQVGEKPYWKDPNNDFRKKLKLTAVPTLLKYGTPQKLVESECLQANLVEMLFSED, from the exons ATGGCCCGCTACGAAGAGGTAAGCGTGTACGGCTACGAGGAGTTCACGCAGGCGGTGGAGCAGCACAGTGGCAAGACTATTTTCGCCTACTTTTCTGGTTCTAAGGACGCCGAAGGCAAAAGCTGGTGCCCCGACTGCGTGCAGG ctgaaccGGTCGTCCGAGAGGGGCTGAAGCATGTTGGTGAAGGATGTGTGTTCATCTACTGCCAAGTAGGAGAAAAACCTTA TTGGAAAGATCCAAATAATGACTTCAGGAAAAAGTTGAAATTAACTGCAGTGCCTACACTACTTAAATATGGAACA CCTCAAAAACTGGTAGAATCTGAGTGTCTTCAGGCCAACCTCGTGGAGATGTTGTTCTCTGAAGATTAA